From the genome of bacterium (Candidatus Blackallbacteria) CG13_big_fil_rev_8_21_14_2_50_49_14:
TTGTCGATGGCTGTGATATTGGCCATTCGAATATCATGGATATTCAATTGGGGGGGCCAATTGCGGTCGAAAACGTGCGTATTCACTCGCTGGTCAAGAGCTATGGCTTTGATTTCAAAACCCGCAAATTTATTGCTCCGATTGTCACAGAAAAAAAGGAAAGCCCATGATTACAATTCAAGAACTCAAAGCCCTGCGCGGCCCCAATCGCCACAGCCGCCACCCCGCTATTTTTATGGTTGTGGATATCGCAGGCTACGAATTAACCCCCTCAGACAAATTGCCAGGCTTTAACGCGCGCCTTTTGGCTTTGATACCCAGCTTGCAAATGCATGGCTGCTCCATTGGTGGGCCCGGTGGCTTTGTTCAGCGCCTTAGCCAGGGCACCTGGGCCGGACACATTATTGAGCATATCGCGATCGAATTGCAGTGTTTGGCGGGCATGGAAGTGGCCTATGGCAAAACCCTCGACACAGAACAAACGGGTATCTATCTGGTGGTGTTTAAATACCTGGTCGAATCAGTGGGCTTAAAAGCCGCTCAATCAGCGGTAGCCCTCTTTGAGGCCCTGGCAGAAGACCGGCCCTTTGATTTGGATCAGGCCGTGGCCGAACTCAAGATTTTGCGCGAAGACAATATGCTTGGCCCCACCACCTGGAGCATTGTCGAAGAAGCGCAATCACGCGGTATACCCTGCATTCGCCTCAATCAAGACAGCCATATTCAATTGGGCTATGGCGCTTACCAAAAGCGGATTCAGGCTTCTATTACCAGTCAGACCTCAGCCATTGCCGTCGAAACTGCCGATGGCAAAAGCGATGTCAAAGCCTATTTGAAAAATGCGGGTATCCCCGTACCCAAGGGCCAGATAGTCACCAGCGAAGCCGAGGCCCTGGCTGTTTTTGAAGAGATCTCTGCGGCGGTGGTGGTCAAGCCCGATGTGGGCAATCACGGCAATGGCTCCACCATCAATATTAGCGATCGCGAACAATTGATCAAAGCCTTTCACGAAGCCCAGGCTTATCACCATGAGGTAATTGTCGAAGAATATGTGAACGGTGGAGATTATCGCTTTTTGGTGATCGCTGGCAAGTTTGTGGCTTCTGCCACGCGCGAACCGGCCCATGTGGTCGGCGATGGCCAGTCCACGATTGCCGCGCTGATTCAAGGCGTCAATGCCGATCCCCGGCGCGGCTTTGGCCATGAAAAGGTCCTGACCCAAATTGAAGTCAATTCCATGACCGCAAGACTCTTGGCCCTCAGAGGCTTGTCTTTGGCTGATTGTCCTGCCCCTGGCGAAAAGATCTACCTCAAAGCCACTGCCAATCTCAGCCAAGGCGGCACAGCTACAGATGTCACCGATGAAGTGCATCCTGAGATTCGCCTGATGGCCGAACGCACGGCTCAGATTATTGGATTGGACTGTGTCGGTATCGATGCTTTGGCCCGCGATATCTCCCTGCCTTTGCATCAATCTGGTCTCAAAGTGGTCGAGGTCAATGCTGCACCTGGCTTTCGCATGCATTTAGAACCCACCCACGGCACTTCGCGCAATGTGGCCAAACCGCTGGTGGATATGCTTTTTCCCCAGGGTTATACCCAGGTGCCGGTTGTGGCTATCACGGGTACCAATGGC
Proteins encoded in this window:
- the cphA gene encoding cyanophycin synthetase, with product MITIQELKALRGPNRHSRHPAIFMVVDIAGYELTPSDKLPGFNARLLALIPSLQMHGCSIGGPGGFVQRLSQGTWAGHIIEHIAIELQCLAGMEVAYGKTLDTEQTGIYLVVFKYLVESVGLKAAQSAVALFEALAEDRPFDLDQAVAELKILREDNMLGPTTWSIVEEAQSRGIPCIRLNQDSHIQLGYGAYQKRIQASITSQTSAIAVETADGKSDVKAYLKNAGIPVPKGQIVTSEAEALAVFEEISAAVVVKPDVGNHGNGSTINISDREQLIKAFHEAQAYHHEVIVEEYVNGGDYRFLVIAGKFVASATREPAHVVGDGQSTIAALIQGVNADPRRGFGHEKVLTQIEVNSMTARLLALRGLSLADCPAPGEKIYLKATANLSQGGTATDVTDEVHPEIRLMAERTAQIIGLDCVGIDALARDISLPLHQSGLKVVEVNAAPGFRMHLEPTHGTSRNVAKPLVDMLFPQGYTQVPVVAITGTNGKTTTAKLITHALKYAGKKVGLACTTGIAIDGNFVLSGDYSGPEGAGIVVREPSVDHIVLEVARGGIIRRGLGVDEVDVGVLLNIGSDHMGTDWIETQTDLALVKSTVIEVVKKEGTAVLNADDPITMSVAERARGKIILFSLNVHNPLLAEHISKGGTVVTVEQRNVLIRKQGLDIPVCSLEEIPISFGGIVDFNISNALAAIAALQGLNLPLEQIRNGIMTFYPSANQNPGRMNLFDFQTYKVLVDYCHNADSATALQGLLPRLAQGQKIGLCHGTGSRTDQQIIAYGKALAPLYDRVILTDFDPRQRPEGQTPELVREGLLLGGLAETQIEIVPVAEALNQLFAQAQKGDLLVINPNKLEPIMSQIMERYRQVIAGI